In Drosophila yakuba strain Tai18E2 chromosome X, Prin_Dyak_Tai18E2_2.1, whole genome shotgun sequence, a single genomic region encodes these proteins:
- the LOC6524804 gene encoding aspartate and glycine-rich protein, giving the protein MVINLNPATSSNANASGSSVGGGSGGSNGGSGISSAGSQSGSIIGGNGNGGGNGNGNGNGSGNIAGGGGASGASVGATSNLMGIISHGVFEGTIHLHVVCAGDSNAKWITLEEAMAYCPSGVVAYTKLQLAEIYGVPMDLLFD; this is encoded by the coding sequence ATGGTCATCAATCTGAATCCGGCCACCTCTTCGAACGCCAATGCCAGCGGTAGCAGCGTGGGCGGTGGCAGCGGTGGCAGCAACGGTGGCAGTGGCATAAGCAGCGCCGGCAGCCAGAGCGGCAGCATCATtggcggaaacggaaacggaggCGGAAACGGTAACGGTAACGGTAACGGCAGTGGCAACattgctggtggtggtggtgcaagTGGTGCAAGTGTTGGCGCCACCAGCAACCTGATGGGCATCATCAGCCATGGAGTATTCGAGGGCACCATCCATCTGCATGTGGTATGTGCGGGCGACTCGAACGCCAAGTGGATCACACTGGAGGAGGCGATGGCCTACTGTCCCAGCGGCGTTGTTGCCTACACCAAACTGCAGCTGGCCGAGATTTATGGCGTGCCAATGGACCTTCTGTTCGACTGA